The following proteins are co-located in the Physeter macrocephalus isolate SW-GA unplaced genomic scaffold, ASM283717v5 random_1797, whole genome shotgun sequence genome:
- the LOC102988256 gene encoding hemoglobin subunit alpha → MVLSPADKTNIKAAWAKVGNHAADFGAEALERMFMSFPSTKTYFSHFDLGHNSTQVKGHGKKVADALTKAVGHLDTLPDALSDLSDLHAHKLRVDPVNFKLLSHCLLVTLAAHLPGDFTPPVHASLDKFLASVSTVLTSKYR, encoded by the exons ATGGTGCTGTCTCCCGCCGACAAGACCAACATCAAGGCCGCTTGGGCTAAGGTTGGCAACCATGCTGCTGACTTTGGCGCAGAGGCCCTGGAGAG GATGTTCATGAGCTTCCCCAGCACCAAGACCTACTTCTCCCACTTCGACCTGGGACACAACTCCACCCAGGTCAAGGGCCACGGCAAGAAGGTGGCCGACGCGCTGACCAAAGCCGTGGGCCACCTGGACACCCTGCCCGATGCCTTGTCTGATCTGAGCGACCTGCACGCCCACAAGCTGCGTGTGGACCCGGTCAACTTCAAG CTCCTGAGCCACTGCCTGCTGGTGACCCTGGCTGCCCACCTCCCCGGCGATTTCACGCCCCCGGTCCATGCCTCCTTGGACAAGTTCTTGGCCAGTGTGAGCACCGTGCTGACCTCCAAATACCGTTAA
- the HBZ gene encoding hemoglobin subunit zeta gives MSLTRAERTIIVSMWGKISTQADIIGTEALERLFSSYPQTKTYFPHFDLHAGSAQLRAHGSKVVAALGDAVKSIDNVAGALSKLSELHAYVLRVDPVNFKLLSHCLLVTVASHFPADFTADAHAAWDKFLSIVSRVLTEKYR, from the exons ATGTCTCTGACCAGGGCTGAGAGGACCATCATCGTGTCCATGTGGGGCAAGATCTCCACACAGGCAGACATCATCGGCACCGAGGCCCTGGAGAG GCTCTTCTCCAGCTACCCCCAGACCAAGACCTACTTCCCGCACTTCGACCTGCACGCGGGCTCCGCGCAGCTGCGCGCGCACGGCTCCAAGGTGGTGGCCGCCCTGGGCGACGCGGTCAAGAGCATCGACAACGTGGCGGGCGCCCTCTCCAAGCTGAGCGAGCTGCACGCCTACGTGCTGCGCGTGGACCCGGTCAACTTCAAG CTGCTGTCCCACTGCCTGCTGGTCACGGTGGCCTCGCATTTCCCAGCCGACTTCACGGCCGACGCGCACGCCGCCTGGGACAAGTTCCTGTCCATCGTGTCCCGCGTCCTGACCGAGAAGTACCGCTGA
- the HBM gene encoding hemoglobin subunit mu: protein MLSAQERAHVTQVWDLIAGHEAPFGAELLLRLFTVYPSTKTYFKHLGDPLDEVQLLSHGQRVLEAVGVAVRHMDNLRAALSPLADLHAHVLRVDPTNFPLLIQCFQVVLASHLQGEYTVEMQAVWDKFLTALAVVLTEKYR, encoded by the exons ATGCTCAGCGCCCAAGAGCGCGCCCACGTAACACAGGTCTGGGACCTGATCGCCGGCCACGAGGCGCCCTTCGGGGCGGAGCTTCTGCTCAG GCTCTTCACGGTGTACCCCAGCACCAAGACCTACTTTAAGCACTTGGGCGACCCCCTTGACGAGGTGCAGCTGCTGAGCCACGGACAACGCGTGCTCGAGGCGGTGGGAGTGGCCGTCCGGCACATGGACAACCTGCGCGCGGCCCTGAGCCCGCTTGCCGACCTGCACGCACATGTGCTGCGCGTGGACCCCACCAACTTCCCA CTGCTGATCCAGTGTTTCCAGGTGGTGCTGGCCTCCCACCTGCAGGGCGAGTACACGGTGGAGATGCAGGCGGTGTGGGATAAGTTCCTGACGGCCCTGGCGGTAGTGCTGACAGAGAAGTACCGCTGA